A window of Paenibacillus polygoni contains these coding sequences:
- the murD gene encoding UDP-N-acetylmuramoyl-L-alanine--D-glutamate ligase: MNHPENYKGKNVVVLGLAKSGVQVAKVLHQAGAHVTVNDQKEREQCPEASELEALGISVLCGGHPDDLINEEVALLVKNPGIPYKVAPIQKALELGIEVVTEVEVAYHLCKAPIIGITGSNGKTTTTTWVGMMLDAAGLSPIVAGNIGTPLSEAATAATEKDIMVVELSSFQLKGTTDFKPAISCLLNVSETHLDYHGGMEDYVASKAKLFRNQTEKDKAVLNWDDPVCRQLIPYIKAELIPFSMTETLQTGVYADPPYVANVEDEINRTVVYRDKEGKVHPIITVDQIAIPGRFNVDNALASCAIAIAAGASPDVLHGPLSAFRGVEHRLEYVLTRNETAYYNNSKATNAKATTMALTSFKKPIVLIAGGLDRGSDYMDLLPVFSERVKAVVLLGQTKDKLAEVAKLAGLKEIEVVDNEVDAADTLRKAVSIAASLAVPGDVVLLSPACASWDMYSSFEERGRIFKEAVHNL; encoded by the coding sequence ATGAATCATCCGGAGAATTACAAAGGAAAGAACGTCGTGGTCCTTGGCCTTGCCAAGAGCGGCGTTCAAGTTGCTAAAGTGCTCCATCAAGCTGGAGCTCATGTGACCGTAAATGACCAAAAAGAAAGAGAACAGTGTCCCGAAGCATCCGAATTGGAGGCTTTGGGAATTTCTGTTCTATGTGGAGGTCACCCAGATGACCTCATTAACGAAGAGGTTGCTCTGCTCGTAAAAAATCCGGGCATACCTTACAAAGTGGCACCAATTCAGAAGGCACTTGAGCTTGGTATTGAGGTAGTCACTGAGGTAGAAGTAGCCTATCACTTGTGCAAGGCACCGATCATCGGTATTACCGGCTCAAATGGAAAGACAACAACGACCACTTGGGTGGGAATGATGCTGGATGCAGCCGGCTTATCGCCGATTGTTGCCGGTAACATTGGAACACCTCTTTCAGAAGCGGCTACCGCAGCTACAGAGAAGGATATTATGGTTGTTGAACTGAGCAGTTTTCAGCTAAAAGGGACGACAGACTTCAAACCGGCGATAAGCTGCCTTCTCAATGTATCTGAGACTCACCTCGATTACCACGGAGGAATGGAAGATTACGTAGCTTCAAAAGCAAAACTCTTTCGGAATCAGACGGAAAAAGACAAGGCTGTTCTAAACTGGGATGACCCGGTATGCAGACAGCTTATTCCTTATATCAAAGCGGAATTGATTCCTTTTTCGATGACGGAGACGCTCCAAACCGGTGTTTATGCTGATCCTCCTTATGTAGCAAATGTAGAGGATGAGATTAATAGAACCGTTGTTTATCGGGATAAGGAAGGCAAGGTTCACCCGATTATAACTGTGGATCAGATTGCAATCCCAGGACGATTCAATGTAGATAACGCACTTGCATCTTGTGCCATAGCTATTGCTGCTGGCGCATCACCAGATGTGCTTCACGGACCGCTATCTGCTTTTAGAGGGGTAGAACATCGTCTCGAGTACGTTCTTACCCGTAACGAAACGGCATACTATAACAATTCCAAGGCAACCAATGCCAAAGCGACAACGATGGCACTTACCTCGTTTAAGAAACCAATTGTCCTGATTGCAGGGGGGCTTGACCGAGGATCGGATTATATGGATTTACTCCCTGTTTTCAGTGAAAGAGTAAAAGCTGTCGTTTTGCTGGGTCAAACGAAAGACAAACTCGCGGAAGTTGCGAAACTTGCCGGATTAAAGGAAATAGAGGTTGTCGATAATGAGGTAGATGCCGCTGATACACTAAGAAAGGCTGTTTCGATAGCCGCTTCGTTAGCTGTACCTGGAGATGTGGTTCTCTTATCCCCTGCATGCGCAAGTTGGGATATGTATTCTTCCTTTGAAGAGCGTGGACGCATTTTTAAAGAGGCGGTGCATAACCTGTAA
- the mraY gene encoding phospho-N-acetylmuramoyl-pentapeptide-transferase: MDFQLMLLTIGVSFILAVIAAPLLIPLLRRMKFGQQVREDGPKSHLKKSGTPTMGGVVIVLAFTLAFLKFAPVKNTDFYVLLVATLGFGLIGFLDDYIKIVARRSLGLTARQKLIGQLVFAAIMSFLLIQNGHSTEISVPGTDFGFDFGGWFYYPFIVIMMLAISNAVNFTDGLDGLLSGVSAIAFGAFAIVAMQATSLPAAVCAAAMIGAVLGFLVYNAHPAKVFMGDTGSLAIGGAIGAIAIVTKTELLFLVIGGVFVVEMLSVVIQVISFKTRGKRVFKMSPIHHHFELSGWSEWRVVITFWAVGLLLAGLGLFIYKGL; encoded by the coding sequence ATGGATTTTCAATTAATGCTCTTAACAATCGGGGTTTCTTTTATTCTTGCAGTGATTGCAGCCCCTTTGCTTATTCCGCTTTTAAGAAGAATGAAGTTTGGACAGCAGGTCAGAGAGGATGGACCGAAGAGCCATCTTAAAAAATCAGGCACGCCTACGATGGGCGGCGTCGTTATCGTCTTGGCATTTACACTTGCATTCCTAAAGTTTGCTCCTGTAAAAAACACAGATTTTTATGTTCTGCTCGTGGCTACTTTAGGGTTTGGTCTCATTGGATTTCTCGATGATTATATTAAAATTGTCGCTAGAAGATCGCTTGGTCTGACAGCAAGGCAAAAACTCATCGGTCAATTGGTTTTTGCTGCAATTATGTCTTTCTTGCTTATTCAAAACGGACATAGTACGGAAATTTCCGTGCCAGGAACGGATTTTGGTTTTGATTTTGGCGGCTGGTTTTACTATCCGTTTATTGTCATCATGATGCTTGCTATTAGTAATGCAGTTAACTTTACAGATGGCCTTGATGGATTGCTTTCTGGAGTAAGTGCCATCGCATTTGGTGCATTTGCGATTGTGGCAATGCAGGCAACTTCCCTTCCTGCCGCGGTATGTGCTGCTGCAATGATCGGTGCAGTACTTGGTTTTCTAGTATACAATGCGCATCCTGCCAAAGTGTTTATGGGGGATACAGGTTCACTGGCCATTGGCGGTGCAATTGGCGCTATTGCCATTGTTACGAAGACGGAACTTCTGTTTCTAGTCATCGGCGGTGTTTTCGTTGTAGAAATGCTGTCCGTTGTCATCCAGGTCATTTCTTTTAAAACAAGAGGCAAGCGGGTATTTAAAATGAGCCCGATCCACCATCATTTCGAATTGTCTGGGTGGTCTGAATGGCGTGTTGTTATTACGTTTTGGGCCGTAGGACTGTTGCTTGCAGGACTCGGACTCTTCATCTACAAGGGGTTGTAA
- a CDS encoding UDP-N-acetylmuramoyl-tripeptide--D-alanyl-D-alanine ligase produces the protein MKRTLEQIAQMCSGTLVRESDRETLIEGVYTDSRKPSAGQLFVPLTGEHFDGHEYASSCLASGAAGTLWQRDHGDAPEGAVILVDDTLTALQEIAAAYLKESGASVVAITGSNGKTTTKDMVYSLLSTTFKVHKTQGNFNNHIGLPLTILSMPEDAEIAILEMGMSGRQEIERLTQIACPDVAVITNIGEAHLLQLGSREEIARAKLEIMAGLKNGGLLIYNGDDPLADRVLAEPATKKPMEFKRFTFGMNATNDDFPTGMMNHPEGMVFTSVRSGEEALSIPLIGAHNVVNALAALAVARHYGVSYENMKKGLSEIKLTGMRIEVLKGTSGITVLNDAYNASPTAMKAAIDALAGLSGYSRKAAVLGDMLELGPRQEELHEEIGQYLTPDKLDLVFTYGPLSSYIAKGARQHMPAEAVFAFEDKDALISYLKDRMSSKDVVLVKASRGMKLEDVANALITEPLQI, from the coding sequence ATAAAAAGAACGTTAGAACAAATAGCACAGATGTGCAGCGGCACCCTTGTAAGAGAAAGTGACCGTGAAACGCTCATTGAAGGAGTATACACGGACTCACGCAAACCATCAGCGGGACAATTATTTGTTCCGCTGACAGGGGAGCATTTTGATGGGCATGAATATGCTTCTAGCTGCCTGGCTTCGGGAGCTGCAGGGACACTGTGGCAAAGAGACCATGGAGATGCACCTGAAGGCGCCGTCATCCTCGTTGATGACACGCTAACGGCACTTCAGGAGATTGCGGCTGCCTATCTCAAAGAGAGCGGTGCTTCTGTAGTTGCGATTACGGGCAGCAATGGGAAAACAACAACGAAAGATATGGTGTACTCCCTTTTATCTACTACCTTTAAGGTACATAAGACACAAGGGAACTTTAACAACCATATTGGTCTGCCTTTAACGATTTTAAGTATGCCGGAAGATGCGGAAATTGCAATTTTGGAAATGGGGATGAGCGGGCGTCAGGAAATTGAACGTCTAACGCAAATTGCTTGTCCAGATGTTGCTGTTATTACGAATATTGGAGAAGCGCATCTGTTGCAGCTGGGTTCAAGAGAAGAAATTGCTCGGGCTAAGCTGGAAATTATGGCAGGACTCAAAAATGGTGGACTCCTGATCTATAACGGTGATGATCCTTTAGCAGATCGTGTTCTTGCAGAACCTGCGACCAAAAAACCAATGGAATTTAAACGGTTTACTTTTGGTATGAATGCGACAAATGATGATTTCCCTACGGGAATGATGAATCACCCTGAAGGAATGGTATTTACTTCGGTTCGATCCGGGGAAGAAGCATTATCTATTCCTCTGATTGGTGCTCATAACGTGGTGAATGCACTCGCTGCGCTTGCTGTTGCAAGACATTACGGCGTGTCCTACGAAAATATGAAAAAAGGTCTATCCGAGATAAAACTAACGGGGATGCGTATTGAGGTCCTAAAAGGTACGAGTGGGATTACGGTACTTAATGATGCTTATAATGCGAGTCCTACAGCGATGAAAGCTGCGATTGATGCTCTTGCTGGCCTTTCTGGGTATTCTCGCAAAGCGGCAGTACTTGGCGATATGCTTGAGCTTGGACCAAGGCAGGAAGAACTTCATGAAGAGATTGGACAATATTTGACACCTGATAAGCTCGATCTGGTTTTCACATATGGTCCCTTGTCTTCTTACATTGCCAAAGGCGCACGGCAACACATGCCTGCGGAAGCAGTGTTCGCTTTTGAAGATAAGGATGCTTTAATTTCCTACCTTAAGGATAGAATGAGTTCTAAGGATGTAGTGCTTGTAAAAGCATCCCGGGGAATGAAGCTGGAAGATGTGGCGAATGCCTTAATTACGGAACCATTACAGATCTGA
- a CDS encoding UDP-N-acetylmuramoyl-L-alanyl-D-glutamate--2,6-diaminopimelate ligase has translation MQLKQFASLLAVCELSGNGNTEIKGIQTDSRQVQDGDMFICLPGHTVDGHDYADKAVSLGAVALVVERKLEIDVPQLIVSSCRFAMAVFSDRFFGHPSQKLNMIGVTGTNGKTTTTYLIEQILNDAESETGLIGTIQMRYAGQTFPMSGTTPEALDLQRSLHHMVEAGVKNCVMEVSSHALQQGRVKGTEFRTAVFTNLTQDHLDYHHTMEEYRGAKSLLFARLGNGFEDDLHKRKYAVLNADDAASVYFADSTSAEVITYGIDANADVRASNIKITARGTSFHVDSFKGSTDVELRMVGKFNVYNALAAISAALLEGIELDSIKRSLEAIPGVDGRVEAVNEGQPFAVIVDYAHTPDGLENVLRTVNEFAEKEVFCVFGCGGDRDRTKRPIMGQIAAKYSDRVFVTSDNPRTENPDAILEDIKQGLIADGVPSEKYELIVDRKSAIKRAIELASPGDVVLIAGKGHETYQIIGTVKTDFDDRLVAKEAIRGITK, from the coding sequence GTGCAGTTAAAACAATTTGCTTCCCTGCTGGCAGTATGTGAACTCTCCGGCAATGGAAACACAGAAATCAAAGGAATTCAAACGGATTCAAGACAAGTTCAAGATGGGGATATGTTTATATGTCTGCCTGGTCATACCGTAGATGGTCATGATTATGCTGACAAAGCAGTAAGCCTCGGTGCAGTTGCACTTGTCGTGGAACGTAAACTTGAAATCGATGTACCTCAACTCATCGTAAGCAGCTGCCGATTTGCAATGGCTGTTTTCTCGGATCGTTTTTTTGGACACCCGAGTCAGAAGCTGAATATGATCGGCGTTACAGGTACGAATGGAAAAACAACGACAACTTATCTGATTGAACAAATATTGAATGATGCGGAATCAGAGACTGGTCTAATTGGCACGATTCAGATGCGTTATGCCGGTCAAACGTTCCCGATGTCAGGAACCACACCAGAAGCCCTTGATTTGCAGCGCAGTCTTCATCATATGGTAGAAGCAGGCGTGAAAAATTGTGTTATGGAAGTTTCTTCTCATGCGTTGCAGCAAGGACGTGTAAAAGGAACCGAATTCCGGACTGCGGTGTTTACGAACCTCACTCAGGATCACCTGGACTATCATCACACGATGGAAGAGTACCGTGGTGCGAAATCTTTGCTTTTTGCTAGACTAGGCAATGGATTTGAAGATGACCTTCATAAACGCAAGTATGCGGTTCTTAATGCAGATGATGCAGCATCGGTTTATTTTGCAGATTCTACTTCAGCAGAAGTGATTACATATGGAATCGATGCGAATGCTGATGTGCGGGCTTCTAATATTAAAATTACAGCACGAGGCACTTCCTTCCACGTAGATTCCTTTAAAGGAAGTACGGATGTAGAGCTTCGTATGGTAGGTAAGTTTAATGTGTATAACGCGCTCGCAGCGATCTCAGCAGCTCTGCTTGAAGGAATTGAGCTTGATTCGATCAAGCGCAGCCTTGAAGCCATTCCAGGTGTAGATGGCAGGGTAGAAGCGGTAAATGAAGGTCAGCCTTTTGCCGTGATCGTAGACTACGCTCATACACCGGATGGTCTTGAGAATGTACTGCGTACCGTTAACGAATTTGCTGAAAAAGAAGTGTTCTGTGTCTTTGGATGCGGTGGAGACCGAGATCGCACAAAACGTCCAATCATGGGTCAAATCGCTGCTAAATACAGTGACAGAGTGTTTGTTACTTCTGATAATCCTCGCACAGAAAACCCGGATGCCATTCTTGAAGATATCAAGCAGGGATTAATAGCAGATGGGGTTCCATCCGAAAAATATGAACTGATTGTTGACCGTAAGTCAGCTATTAAACGTGCTATTGAACTGGCAAGCCCAGGCGATGTAGTATTGATAGCGGGCAAAGGTCACGAGACTTACCAGATTATCGGAACGGTGAAAACAGATTTTGACGATCGGCTCGTGGCGAAAGAAGCGATAAGGGGAATAACAAAGTGA
- a CDS encoding stage V sporulation protein D yields MAKVSSVMLRRRLLWCMLILLILFSALVVRLAYVQFVKGPALSEEAENLWRREIPYTAKRGQILDRNGISLAYNITTPSVMAIPVQIKDKEQTATALAPLLGMTKEKVLGIISKKERIVQIKPGGRKITMEKAQQIRDLELPGIVVAEDNKRYYPFGDLAGHILGFTGIDNQGLTGVEKTYDDNLNGIGGGIAYLSDAAGRLMPGSSETYQAPQDGLNLKLTIDQPIQSIIERELDQAMVKFQANSALAIAMNPKTGEVLGMASRPSYEPGHYQEYDADIYNRNLPVWMTYEPGSTFKIITLAAALEEKKVDLKNDRFFDKGFVEVGGARLRCWKKGGHGSQSFLQVVENSCNPGFVALGQKLGKESLFKYIKNFGFGSKTGIDLSGEASGILFKLSQVGPVELATTAFGQGVSVTPIQQITAVSAAINGGKLYKPFVAKSWVDPVTGKIVEETKPEVVRQVISEETSRKVREALESVVAKGTGRPAFIDGYRVGGKTGTAQKVINGRYSSTEHIVSFIGFAPADDPQIVVYTAVDNPKGIQFGGVVAAPIVQNILEDSLHYLQVPPRSDQIAKEYKYGETPIVTVPNLTGATVQDLYEDLNMNFMLSKSGSGKTVVSQAPKPGARVERGSTIRIYMGSEPEDAHQSEEKTKADNEKEEP; encoded by the coding sequence ATGGCCAAAGTGTCCAGCGTGATGCTTCGTCGCCGTTTACTATGGTGCATGCTGATACTTCTTATTTTATTTTCAGCACTGGTCGTACGTTTAGCTTATGTACAATTTGTCAAAGGGCCAGCATTATCGGAGGAAGCGGAGAACTTGTGGCGAAGAGAAATTCCGTACACAGCAAAAAGAGGACAAATCCTTGATCGGAACGGGATTTCTCTTGCTTACAACATTACAACGCCATCCGTGATGGCTATTCCTGTACAGATTAAGGACAAGGAGCAGACGGCTACGGCTTTAGCACCCTTACTAGGGATGACGAAGGAAAAAGTGCTGGGTATTATCTCGAAGAAAGAAAGAATAGTTCAGATCAAGCCCGGGGGCCGCAAAATTACGATGGAGAAAGCACAGCAGATTCGTGATTTAGAGCTTCCGGGCATTGTTGTAGCTGAAGATAATAAACGCTATTATCCTTTTGGGGATCTTGCAGGTCATATTCTTGGATTTACCGGAATTGATAATCAGGGATTGACCGGTGTTGAAAAAACGTATGATGACAATCTGAACGGAATTGGGGGAGGTATTGCCTATCTCTCTGATGCCGCAGGCAGATTAATGCCGGGATCAAGCGAGACTTATCAAGCTCCTCAAGATGGACTGAACCTCAAGCTTACGATTGACCAGCCGATTCAGTCTATTATTGAACGTGAACTGGATCAAGCAATGGTCAAATTTCAAGCCAATTCGGCTCTTGCCATTGCGATGAACCCAAAGACTGGGGAAGTACTCGGGATGGCCAGCCGCCCAAGCTATGAACCCGGTCACTATCAGGAATATGACGCTGATATATATAATCGGAATTTACCGGTATGGATGACATATGAACCGGGTTCTACCTTCAAGATTATTACGCTGGCAGCTGCCCTTGAAGAAAAGAAAGTGGATCTTAAAAATGACAGGTTTTTTGATAAGGGGTTTGTTGAAGTCGGCGGAGCTAGACTTCGGTGCTGGAAGAAAGGCGGCCATGGCAGCCAGTCCTTTTTACAGGTTGTGGAAAACTCCTGTAATCCAGGGTTTGTTGCCCTAGGTCAAAAACTTGGCAAAGAGTCGCTTTTCAAGTATATTAAAAACTTCGGTTTCGGCTCTAAAACAGGCATTGACCTTAGTGGAGAAGCCTCTGGAATTTTATTTAAACTCTCGCAGGTAGGACCTGTAGAGCTTGCTACGACTGCTTTTGGTCAAGGGGTATCTGTTACTCCTATCCAGCAGATTACGGCCGTCTCTGCCGCCATTAACGGCGGGAAACTGTACAAACCATTTGTAGCCAAGTCCTGGGTTGATCCGGTGACAGGTAAAATCGTAGAAGAGACCAAGCCTGAAGTCGTAAGGCAAGTCATCTCTGAAGAAACATCGAGGAAGGTTCGAGAAGCTCTCGAAAGTGTAGTCGCGAAAGGAACAGGCCGCCCGGCATTTATTGATGGATACCGAGTAGGCGGAAAGACGGGTACGGCACAGAAGGTAATTAATGGGAGATACTCGTCGACAGAACATATTGTTTCCTTTATCGGTTTTGCTCCAGCGGATGATCCGCAGATTGTCGTATATACGGCCGTTGATAACCCGAAAGGAATCCAATTCGGAGGCGTTGTTGCCGCGCCGATTGTACAGAACATTCTAGAAGATTCGCTTCATTATTTACAAGTACCGCCTCGGAGTGATCAGATCGCTAAGGAATACAAATATGGCGAAACACCGATCGTTACTGTTCCAAATCTTACCGGAGCGACAGTACAGGACCTCTATGAGGATCTTAATATGAACTTCATGCTGTCGAAATCCGGATCTGGCAAAACCGTAGTAAGTCAAGCTCCAAAGCCAGGAGCAAGGGTGGAACGCGGCTCGACCATTCGAATCTACATGGGCAGTGAACCGGAAGATGCGCACCAGAGCGAAGAGAAAACGAAGGCAGATAATGAAAAAGAAGAGCCTTAA
- a CDS encoding penicillin-binding transpeptidase domain-containing protein has protein sequence MGKTGKRIKLRTLLIGGIITLFFLVLVGKVFWIQVVDADTWKKHALELIDRTKIISAKRGTITDRNGDILAKDAPAYTVAVNPKLIAEKEIEDEVVKGLHNLLGKDEAGLREDITSTKDDGELRIYREVRSEGYKISQELKDQVDEFREKLDEEYGAKDAIVLMEATKRFYPENNLASHVLGYLNKEDDPVYGLELYYDEKLKGQDGKMVYQADRKGVEINNSTVEYTPAVNGKNLTLTIDDTIQFYIEEAMKKAVDQYDPISMTVIAADPNTMEILGMANMPNYNPNTYWESEQENFFNHAIQSIYEPGSTFKIVTLAGAVEEKLFNPNATYESGSVTVGGRTISDVSRNWGTITYLDGVKRSSNVAFVNLGYKMLGGEKLRSYIDKFGFGVKTGIDLPNESASPIRELHYAADIAAASYGHGLVQVTPLQQVAAVSAIANGGKLMVPHLVKEITDPNTGEVEKVEPKVVRQAISASTSKTVSTYLEQVVADREKGSGRKAYIDGYRVAGKTGTAIKYVNGKYDHSKAVVSFIGFAPADNPKIAMIVVIDQPNDPTVGGGTAAAPVFKEIMSKSLTYLGVPKETASKDDTDKSKVVSKKAPDLVGKSGKEARSQLLEQGIAYETLGKGSEVVKQYPESGTALQPGQRVYLLTEDSDTMEVPDLTGESLRDALEVLTLIKVGVKVEGEGFVSEQKVEVSGEQRTVVLTLKSAKETVTGETGEDVLSSDEAEDVNKSEAGTENKESAESTVTEPEISGTTAEERGDN, from the coding sequence ATGGGGAAAACAGGAAAAAGAATAAAACTTCGCACGTTACTTATTGGAGGGATCATCACCCTCTTTTTTCTTGTACTTGTAGGGAAAGTATTTTGGATTCAAGTAGTTGATGCGGATACATGGAAAAAGCATGCTTTGGAACTTATCGATCGAACGAAGATAATTTCTGCCAAACGAGGAACGATAACGGATCGTAATGGAGATATTCTTGCTAAAGATGCCCCTGCTTATACGGTGGCAGTGAATCCTAAACTCATCGCTGAAAAAGAGATTGAAGATGAGGTTGTGAAGGGGCTCCATAATTTGCTCGGCAAAGATGAGGCTGGTCTTCGAGAGGATATAACTTCAACAAAGGATGACGGTGAGTTACGTATTTACCGCGAGGTTCGAAGCGAAGGGTACAAGATCAGCCAAGAACTGAAAGACCAAGTTGATGAATTTAGAGAAAAACTGGACGAAGAATATGGTGCAAAAGATGCGATTGTTTTGATGGAAGCAACAAAACGGTTCTATCCTGAAAATAATCTGGCGTCCCATGTCCTTGGCTACCTGAATAAAGAAGATGACCCTGTCTATGGCCTCGAGCTCTATTATGATGAGAAGTTAAAAGGACAAGATGGAAAAATGGTCTATCAGGCTGACAGGAAAGGGGTAGAGATTAATAATTCAACGGTTGAATATACCCCTGCCGTTAATGGTAAAAATTTGACTCTAACTATTGATGATACGATCCAGTTCTATATAGAAGAAGCCATGAAAAAAGCGGTGGATCAGTATGATCCAATCAGTATGACTGTAATCGCAGCGGATCCAAATACAATGGAAATTTTAGGAATGGCAAATATGCCGAATTATAATCCTAATACGTACTGGGAATCCGAACAGGAAAACTTTTTTAATCATGCGATCCAATCTATTTACGAGCCGGGGTCTACCTTTAAGATTGTAACCCTGGCAGGAGCCGTAGAAGAAAAGCTGTTTAATCCAAATGCTACCTATGAATCCGGTAGTGTTACAGTGGGTGGCCGCACGATTAGTGACGTAAGTCGGAATTGGGGGACAATAACCTATCTCGATGGAGTCAAACGTTCCAGTAACGTTGCGTTTGTTAACCTCGGGTATAAAATGCTTGGTGGAGAAAAACTGCGCAGTTATATTGATAAGTTTGGATTTGGTGTGAAAACAGGAATTGACTTACCTAATGAGTCTGCTTCACCGATTCGTGAACTGCATTATGCTGCAGATATAGCTGCGGCTTCTTACGGGCATGGTCTCGTGCAAGTTACGCCGCTTCAGCAGGTTGCTGCTGTTTCTGCTATTGCTAATGGTGGTAAATTAATGGTTCCGCATCTGGTCAAAGAGATAACAGATCCAAATACGGGTGAAGTAGAAAAGGTAGAACCTAAAGTAGTAAGACAAGCAATATCAGCGTCTACTTCCAAAACAGTCAGCACTTATCTAGAACAAGTGGTTGCTGATCGGGAAAAAGGTTCGGGAAGAAAAGCATATATTGATGGTTATCGTGTCGCAGGTAAGACAGGGACGGCGATAAAGTATGTAAACGGTAAATATGATCATTCGAAGGCAGTTGTATCCTTTATTGGTTTCGCGCCTGCAGACAATCCTAAAATTGCAATGATCGTCGTAATTGACCAGCCGAATGACCCCACGGTAGGGGGAGGAACCGCAGCAGCTCCTGTATTTAAGGAGATCATGTCAAAGTCCCTTACGTATCTGGGTGTACCAAAAGAAACAGCATCTAAGGATGACACCGATAAATCAAAAGTGGTGAGCAAAAAAGCACCGGATTTGGTTGGAAAATCGGGCAAAGAAGCAAGATCACAGCTTCTTGAACAAGGGATTGCTTATGAAACTCTTGGTAAGGGAAGCGAAGTCGTTAAGCAATATCCAGAGTCGGGTACTGCTTTGCAACCTGGGCAACGAGTGTATTTGTTAACAGAAGACAGCGATACGATGGAAGTACCGGATCTGACCGGAGAATCCCTGCGGGATGCCCTGGAAGTACTGACTCTGATCAAAGTAGGAGTTAAAGTCGAAGGTGAAGGTTTCGTATCTGAACAAAAGGTAGAAGTGTCCGGCGAACAACGGACGGTTGTCCTTACGCTAAAATCGGCCAAAGAAACCGTTACGGGAGAAACGGGAGAAGATGTGCTTTCTTCGGACGAGGCAGAGGATGTGAATAAATCCGAAGCTGGTACTGAAAATAAAGAATCAGCGGAATCAACGGTAACAGAACCTGAAATAAGCGGTACTACAGCTGAAGAACGCGGTGATAACTAA
- the rsmH gene encoding 16S rRNA (cytosine(1402)-N(4))-methyltransferase RsmH: MFHHITVLKEEATEGLNIKQDGIYVDCTLGGAGHSSVIASKLGPQGRLIALDQDDWALDHAKSKLAEFDTNITLVKTNFRDLTEVLTAQDVPMQGGIPQVDGILYDLGVSSPQFDEGERGFSYNHDAPLDMRMDQSALLTAKDIINEWSEEEIARILYVYGEEKFSRRIARVIVEKRKSAPIETTGELVDIIKEGIPAAARRTGGHPAKRSFQALRIAVNDELGAFEEALHQAVRCLKPGGRVSVITFHSLEDRICKQIFSSYLEKCTCPTDFPLCVCGGKGTLRLVNRKPVVPTEAELSQNPRARSAKLRVAEKL; encoded by the coding sequence GTGTTTCACCACATTACCGTACTTAAAGAAGAAGCAACCGAAGGACTTAACATCAAACAGGACGGGATTTACGTGGACTGCACGCTCGGCGGTGCGGGTCATAGCTCGGTTATCGCTTCAAAACTGGGACCACAGGGAAGACTCATTGCCCTTGACCAGGACGATTGGGCTCTTGATCATGCCAAGAGTAAACTAGCGGAGTTTGATACGAACATTACACTCGTAAAGACTAATTTTCGAGATTTGACCGAAGTGCTGACTGCGCAGGACGTGCCCATGCAGGGCGGGATACCACAAGTGGACGGTATTTTGTACGACTTAGGTGTGTCATCACCCCAGTTTGATGAAGGAGAACGCGGATTCAGTTATAACCACGATGCACCACTGGATATGCGGATGGATCAATCTGCTCTTTTGACAGCAAAAGACATCATTAATGAGTGGAGTGAAGAAGAAATTGCCCGAATTTTGTATGTTTATGGCGAAGAAAAGTTTTCAAGACGCATTGCGCGGGTAATAGTTGAAAAAAGAAAGTCTGCACCTATTGAAACTACAGGCGAATTGGTCGATATCATAAAAGAAGGTATTCCGGCGGCTGCCCGGAGAACGGGCGGTCATCCTGCCAAACGAAGCTTTCAAGCCCTTCGAATTGCCGTGAATGATGAGCTCGGTGCATTTGAGGAAGCTTTACATCAGGCTGTGCGTTGTCTTAAGCCTGGAGGCAGAGTATCTGTTATTACGTTTCATTCCTTGGAAGACAGGATATGTAAACAGATTTTTAGCAGTTATTTAGAAAAATGCACATGCCCAACTGACTTCCCGTTATGTGTCTGTGGGGGTAAAGGAACGCTGCGGCTCGTAAATCGTAAGCCGGTGGTACCCACAGAAGCAGAACTGTCGCAAAACCCCAGAGCGCGTTCAGCAAAGCTGCGTGTAGCGGAGAAATTGTAA